Proteins encoded in a region of the Athene noctua chromosome 4, bAthNoc1.hap1.1, whole genome shotgun sequence genome:
- the RAB11FIP5 gene encoding rab11 family-interacting protein 5 isoform X4 → MFDLSMKDKPRSPFGKLKDKVKGKKKYDLESASAIIPSSMGALDMEDDYDIGGKKSKFKGFFLKNKLRKSSLTQSNTSLGSDSTISSASLSLAANVPEVTKSPSRHSSLSTERSVKDYLPSPKLTHKRAFSDDVSQVSPVLEPKAVHSLKPKNDPVSRSSLCINGSHVYSDEPAPKSPVSVPQSSAPLAVPSVPRRSEEGFGFVPLPPDSHEVPWGVSTFERTQQRDEPRFIPSPPSLALQEELKVSTKAVTLSNHLGRAKMEENSRLENKPTQAAMPMVFSTETTKDKPPEETRKEDKRAKGGLFHHGGNKSDAGSKGQGEKVGPSHGSSVHATAGGDERNKTSSWFGSKEPKESPQKPSFPSGPHASTEVAGNFYSSEDCSPSASLRHKDPEGESPAKSVCVPVPETTPPSQGDLPPPDEKPAVPPPPLSEWDDTFDAFATSRLKPELKKENFFASVAAEGMAFIDDPDAASPTERSAEPPCEKGTKVFEKADSQIGGEMPTALRSWTNFSGLDVGANLVSTTQEATVIEDVLSPVSAGSMGRRRKSSTPTVWTAAFAAGNPGEKEASTPLTAEKSAREEGDSNEEEPSSAGTNGWMTIATETAPDLSESTQSVAERGAQESAFSPRPAFLGEGAFEAKNGSHAAACVLPRSTFSPELASETLAGSNVAAVPPRVLTDVASRQFPVAPEPGTEPQGAGGEEEMFDIRTSVYRLQASMRLEASESRLKLSSDIRERHVVLSPWTGTREREDMAAGSAAPPPKPPRWFAATGSRGDGKEEEEEEGSCDVQQGSQGPWEDTEGPTADVELPRSRLSSEPSIPASPSPPTPGADEAEARSEFPVSEDAESAGADSAANLEAGGHKLAGGDISLGEGPSEMNETDAAEQFETCPLKFSLDGLGQSGAKESWSQPGLSPSMAEREVASEQEPFPEELSTSRLNPPSKLDPGQLEIFWTALEEPEAAGHPTGLGPAARPQSGVPAATSRAAAQPCPLPQSGDTQASALVVLPRETQPAEKPFFQQTTSPHPVKPMSAAVQEVSSEKKQQHRSSLTTALSNGLEKLKTVTTSSVQPVAPSSHLEKTDSKKLKDPAVLDQSAKYYHLTHDELIQLLLQREKELSKKEEHIQELENYIDQLLVRIMEQSPTLLQIPLGENTTK, encoded by the exons ATGTTCGACCTGTCCATGAAGGACAAGCCACGGTCGCCCTTCGGCAAGCTGAAGGACAAGGTGAAAGGCAAGAAGAAATACGACTTGGAGTCAGCCTCTGCCATCATCCCCAGCAGCATGGGCGCCCTCGACATGGAGGATGACTACGACATCGGAGGCAAGAAGTCCAAATTCAAGGGCTTCTTCTTGAAGAACAAGCTGCGCAAGTCGTCCCTGACACagtccaacacctccctgggatCTGACAGTACCATCTCTTCTGCCAGCCTGAGCTTGGCTGCAAATGTTCCTGAGGTAACCAAATCCCCGAGCAGACACAGCAGTCTGTCCACGGAGCGCTCTG TGAAAGACTACTTGCCATCTCCAAAGCTGACCCACAAGAGAGCATTCAGTGACGATGTCTCCCAAGTCAGCCCGGTCCTGGAACCCAAAGCAGTCCACAGCCTGAAGCCAAAGAATGATCCTGTGTCCCGCTCTTCCCTCTGCATCAACGGGAGCCATGTTTACAGCGACGAGCCTGCACCAAAGAGCCCTGTGTCTGTCCCGCAGAGCTCTGCGCCGCTGGCGGTGCCCAGTGTCCCCAGACGGTCGGAGGAGGGCTTTGGCTTCGTTCCCCTCCCTCCCGACTCCCACGAGGTGCCTTGGGGGGTCAGCACCTTTGAGAGGACACAGCAAAGAGACGAGCCGAGGTTCATCCCGTCTCCTCCCAGCTTAGCCTTGCAGGAAGAGCTCAAGGTCTCCACGAAAGCCGTCACTCTCAGTAACCATCTGGGCAGAGCCAAGATGGAAGAAAACAGTCGCTTAGAGAACAAGCCGACTCAAGCTGCAATGCCCATGGTCTTCTCCACGGAGACGACGAAGGACAAACCACCCGAGGAAACGAGGAAGGAAGACAAGAGAGCGAAGGGCGGCCTCTTCCACCACGGGGGCAACAAGAGCGACGCGGGGAGCAAAGGCCAGGGGGAGAAAGTGGGACCCTCCCACGGCTCATCCGTCCACGCGACAGCAGGGGGAGATGAGAGGAATAAAACCAGTAGCTGGTTCGGTTCAAAGGAGCCCAAAGAGTCCCCTCAGAAACCCAG TTTCCCGTCTGGGCCGCATGCATCAACAGAGGTCGCTGGGAACTTTTATTCCTCTGAGGATTGCAGTCCCTCTGCCTCCCTAAGACATAAAGACCCGGAGGGAGAATCTCCAGCCAAAAGCGTTTGTGTCCCTGTTCCAGAAACTACTCCCCCATCACAAGGAGACCTTCCTCCTCCAGATGAGAAACCtgctgtccctcctcctcctctctcagAGTGGGACGACACCTTCGATGCTTTTGCAACGAGCAGGCTCAAACCAGAACTGAAGAAGGAAAATTTCTTCGCTTCGGTGGCAGCAGAGGGCATGGCTTTCATCGACGATCCCGATGCAGCCAGCCCAACGGAAAGATCGGCCGAGCCGCCTTGCGAGAAAGGGACAAAAGTCTTTGAAAAGGCTGATTCGCAAATCGGTGGTGAAATGCCCACAGCTCTACGGTCTTGGACAAATTTCTCTGGTTTAGATGTGGGGGCAAACTTGGTGAGCACAACCCAGGAAGCGACCGTGATAGAGGATGTGCTGAGCCCCGTGTCTGCGGGGTCgatgggaaggaggaggaagagcagcacaCCCACGGTTTGGACAGCTGCCTTTGCAGCGGGAAATCCAGGAGAAAAAGAGGCTTCAACACCACTAACTGCTGAGAAGAGTGCTAGGGAGGAAGGGGACAGCAATGAGGAGGAACCCTCTAGTGCAGGGACAAACGGATGGATGACCATAGCCACTGAAACCGCTCCTGACCTGTCGGAGAGCACCCAGAGCGTGGCTGAGCGTGGGGCTCAGGAGAGCGCTTTCAGCCCGCGACCAGCCTTCCTGGGTGAAGGCGCCTTCGAGGCAAAAAATGGATCTCACGCTGCTGCTTGTGTGTTGCCCAGAAGCACCTTCAGCCCTGAGCTCGCCTCCGAAACCCTGGCAGGCAGCAACGTGGCAGCCGTGCCCCCGCGGGTGCTCACGGATGTGGCCTCACGACAGTTCCCCGTGGCCCCCGAGCCAGGAACGGAGCCCCAGGGTGCTGGCGGCGAGGAGGAAATGTTCGACATACGGACTTCGGTCTACCGGCTCCAGGCGAGCATGCGGCTCGAGGCCAGCGAAAGCCGCCTCAAACTCAGCTCAGACATTCGTGAGAGGCACGTCGTCCTCTCTCCGTGGACAGGAACCCGAGAGAGGGAGGACATGGCAGCTGGCTCGGCTGCGCCGCCCCCCAAACCTCCAAGGTGGTTTGCAGCCACGGGCAGCAGAGGGGATggcaaagaggaggaggaggaggagggttctTGCGACGTGCAGCAAGGCAGCCAGGGGCCGTGGGAGGACACAGAGGGCCCAACGGCAGACGTGGAGCTGCCAAGGAGCCGCCTGAGCAGCGAGCCCTCcatcccagcctctcccagcccGCCCACACCGGGAGCAGACGAAGCTGAAGCCAGGAGCGAGTTCCCAGTCTCCGAAGATGCCGAATCTGCCGGTGCAGACTCAGCAGCTAATTTGGAGGCGGGAGGTCACaagctggcaggaggggacatctCTCTGGGGGAAGGACCGTCAGAGATGAATGAGACAGATGCAGCTGAGCAGTTTGAGACTTGCCCATTGAAGTTCTCCCTGGATGGCTTAGGCCAGTCGGGTGCGAAGGAGAGCTGGAGCCAGCCAGGTTTATCTCCTTCGATGGCCGAGCGGGAGGTGGCCTCCGAACAGGAGCCGTTCCCTGAGGAGCTCAGTACGTCGCGACTAAACCCGCCTTCCAAGCTAGACCCAGGCCAGTTGGAAATCTTCTGGACGGCTCTGGAAGAGCCGGAGGCAGCCGGTCACCCCACGGGCCTTGGCCCAGCGGCGCGACCCCAAAG CGGGGTCCCTGCCGCGACCAGCCGCGCAGCCGCCCAGCCCTGCCCTTTGCCGCAGTCCGGTGACACACAAGCTTCAGCGCTCGTGGTTTTGCCCAGGGAGACACAGCCAGCTGAGAAGCCCTTTTTCCAGCAGACAACCAG TCCTCACCCTGTGAAACCCATGAGCGCCGCAGTGCAAGAGGTCTCCAgtgagaagaagcagcagcacaggtccAGCCTGACAACTGCACTGAGCAACGGCCTGGAGAAGCTGAAGACGGTCACCACGAGCAGCGTGCAGCCCGTGGCCCCGTCTTCTCACCTGGAGAAAACGGACTCCAAGAAGTTAAAG GATCCTGCCGTACTGGACCAGTCTGCCAAGTATTACCACTTGACCCATGATGAACTcatccagctcctgctgcagagggagaaggagctgaGCAAGAAGGAGGAACACATCCAGGAACTGGAGAACTACATCGACCAGCTGCTGGTGCGCATCATGGAACAGTCTCCCACGCTCCTCCAGATCCCGCTGGGGGAAAACACCACCAAGTAA
- the RAB11FIP5 gene encoding rab11 family-interacting protein 5 isoform X2, with amino-acid sequence MALLRAAALPAEGSPAWLPTHVQVTVVRARGLRCKGGGKPGTSDAYTIIQLGREKYSTSVAEKSTGNPEWRDECAFELPPELGAPAGPARVGLVLTVMHRALVGMDRFLGQALVPLEPALQQGRAPDERWYKLHSKAGKKEKERGEILVSIQFTRNNLTASMFDLSMKDKPRSPFGKLKDKVKGKKKYDLESASAIIPSSMGALDMEDDYDIGGKKSKFKGFFLKNKLRKSSLTQSNTSLGSDSTISSASLSLAANVPEVTKSPSRHSSLSTERSVKDYLPSPKLTHKRAFSDDVSQVSPVLEPKAVHSLKPKNDPVSRSSLCINGSHVYSDEPAPKSPVSVPQSSAPLAVPSVPRRSEEGFGFVPLPPDSHEVPWGVSTFERTQQRDEPRFIPSPPSLALQEELKVSTKAVTLSNHLGRAKMEENSRLENKPTQAAMPMVFSTETTKDKPPEETRKEDKRAKGGLFHHGGNKSDAGSKGQGEKVGPSHGSSVHATAGGDERNKTSSWFGSKEPKESPQKPSFPSGPHASTEVAGNFYSSEDCSPSASLRHKDPEGESPAKSVCVPVPETTPPSQGDLPPPDEKPAVPPPPLSEWDDTFDAFATSRLKPELKKENFFASVAAEGMAFIDDPDAASPTERSAEPPCEKGTKVFEKADSQIGGEMPTALRSWTNFSGLDVGANLVSTTQEATVIEDVLSPVSAGSMGRRRKSSTPTVWTAAFAAGNPGEKEASTPLTAEKSAREEGDSNEEEPSSAGTNGWMTIATETAPDLSESTQSVAERGAQESAFSPRPAFLGEGAFEAKNGSHAAACVLPRSTFSPELASETLAGSNVAAVPPRVLTDVASRQFPVAPEPGTEPQGAGGEEEMFDIRTSVYRLQASMRLEASESRLKLSSDIRERHVVLSPWTGTREREDMAAGSAAPPPKPPRWFAATGSRGDGKEEEEEEGSCDVQQGSQGPWEDTEGPTADVELPRSRLSSEPSIPASPSPPTPGADEAEARSEFPVSEDAESAGADSAANLEAGGHKLAGGDISLGEGPSEMNETDAAEQFETCPLKFSLDGLGQSGAKESWSQPGLSPSMAEREVASEQEPFPEELSTSRLNPPSKLDPGQLEIFWTALEEPEAAGHPTGLGPAARPQSGVPAATSRAAAQPCPLPQSGDTQASALVVLPRETQPAEKPFFQQTTSPHPVKPMSAAVQEVSSEKKQQHRSSLTTALSNGLEKLKTVTTSSVQPVAPSSHLEKTDSKKLKDPAVLDQSAKYYHLTHDELIQLLLQREKELSKKEEHIQELENYIDQLLVRIMEQSPTLLQIPLGENTTK; translated from the exons GTGGTACAAGCTCCACTCCAAGGctgggaagaaggagaaagagcgTGGTGAGATCCTGGTGAGCATCCAGTTCACACGTAACAACCTCACGGCCAGCATGTTCGACCTGTCCATGAAGGACAAGCCACGGTCGCCCTTCGGCAAGCTGAAGGACAAGGTGAAAGGCAAGAAGAAATACGACTTGGAGTCAGCCTCTGCCATCATCCCCAGCAGCATGGGCGCCCTCGACATGGAGGATGACTACGACATCGGAGGCAAGAAGTCCAAATTCAAGGGCTTCTTCTTGAAGAACAAGCTGCGCAAGTCGTCCCTGACACagtccaacacctccctgggatCTGACAGTACCATCTCTTCTGCCAGCCTGAGCTTGGCTGCAAATGTTCCTGAGGTAACCAAATCCCCGAGCAGACACAGCAGTCTGTCCACGGAGCGCTCTG TGAAAGACTACTTGCCATCTCCAAAGCTGACCCACAAGAGAGCATTCAGTGACGATGTCTCCCAAGTCAGCCCGGTCCTGGAACCCAAAGCAGTCCACAGCCTGAAGCCAAAGAATGATCCTGTGTCCCGCTCTTCCCTCTGCATCAACGGGAGCCATGTTTACAGCGACGAGCCTGCACCAAAGAGCCCTGTGTCTGTCCCGCAGAGCTCTGCGCCGCTGGCGGTGCCCAGTGTCCCCAGACGGTCGGAGGAGGGCTTTGGCTTCGTTCCCCTCCCTCCCGACTCCCACGAGGTGCCTTGGGGGGTCAGCACCTTTGAGAGGACACAGCAAAGAGACGAGCCGAGGTTCATCCCGTCTCCTCCCAGCTTAGCCTTGCAGGAAGAGCTCAAGGTCTCCACGAAAGCCGTCACTCTCAGTAACCATCTGGGCAGAGCCAAGATGGAAGAAAACAGTCGCTTAGAGAACAAGCCGACTCAAGCTGCAATGCCCATGGTCTTCTCCACGGAGACGACGAAGGACAAACCACCCGAGGAAACGAGGAAGGAAGACAAGAGAGCGAAGGGCGGCCTCTTCCACCACGGGGGCAACAAGAGCGACGCGGGGAGCAAAGGCCAGGGGGAGAAAGTGGGACCCTCCCACGGCTCATCCGTCCACGCGACAGCAGGGGGAGATGAGAGGAATAAAACCAGTAGCTGGTTCGGTTCAAAGGAGCCCAAAGAGTCCCCTCAGAAACCCAG TTTCCCGTCTGGGCCGCATGCATCAACAGAGGTCGCTGGGAACTTTTATTCCTCTGAGGATTGCAGTCCCTCTGCCTCCCTAAGACATAAAGACCCGGAGGGAGAATCTCCAGCCAAAAGCGTTTGTGTCCCTGTTCCAGAAACTACTCCCCCATCACAAGGAGACCTTCCTCCTCCAGATGAGAAACCtgctgtccctcctcctcctctctcagAGTGGGACGACACCTTCGATGCTTTTGCAACGAGCAGGCTCAAACCAGAACTGAAGAAGGAAAATTTCTTCGCTTCGGTGGCAGCAGAGGGCATGGCTTTCATCGACGATCCCGATGCAGCCAGCCCAACGGAAAGATCGGCCGAGCCGCCTTGCGAGAAAGGGACAAAAGTCTTTGAAAAGGCTGATTCGCAAATCGGTGGTGAAATGCCCACAGCTCTACGGTCTTGGACAAATTTCTCTGGTTTAGATGTGGGGGCAAACTTGGTGAGCACAACCCAGGAAGCGACCGTGATAGAGGATGTGCTGAGCCCCGTGTCTGCGGGGTCgatgggaaggaggaggaagagcagcacaCCCACGGTTTGGACAGCTGCCTTTGCAGCGGGAAATCCAGGAGAAAAAGAGGCTTCAACACCACTAACTGCTGAGAAGAGTGCTAGGGAGGAAGGGGACAGCAATGAGGAGGAACCCTCTAGTGCAGGGACAAACGGATGGATGACCATAGCCACTGAAACCGCTCCTGACCTGTCGGAGAGCACCCAGAGCGTGGCTGAGCGTGGGGCTCAGGAGAGCGCTTTCAGCCCGCGACCAGCCTTCCTGGGTGAAGGCGCCTTCGAGGCAAAAAATGGATCTCACGCTGCTGCTTGTGTGTTGCCCAGAAGCACCTTCAGCCCTGAGCTCGCCTCCGAAACCCTGGCAGGCAGCAACGTGGCAGCCGTGCCCCCGCGGGTGCTCACGGATGTGGCCTCACGACAGTTCCCCGTGGCCCCCGAGCCAGGAACGGAGCCCCAGGGTGCTGGCGGCGAGGAGGAAATGTTCGACATACGGACTTCGGTCTACCGGCTCCAGGCGAGCATGCGGCTCGAGGCCAGCGAAAGCCGCCTCAAACTCAGCTCAGACATTCGTGAGAGGCACGTCGTCCTCTCTCCGTGGACAGGAACCCGAGAGAGGGAGGACATGGCAGCTGGCTCGGCTGCGCCGCCCCCCAAACCTCCAAGGTGGTTTGCAGCCACGGGCAGCAGAGGGGATggcaaagaggaggaggaggaggagggttctTGCGACGTGCAGCAAGGCAGCCAGGGGCCGTGGGAGGACACAGAGGGCCCAACGGCAGACGTGGAGCTGCCAAGGAGCCGCCTGAGCAGCGAGCCCTCcatcccagcctctcccagcccGCCCACACCGGGAGCAGACGAAGCTGAAGCCAGGAGCGAGTTCCCAGTCTCCGAAGATGCCGAATCTGCCGGTGCAGACTCAGCAGCTAATTTGGAGGCGGGAGGTCACaagctggcaggaggggacatctCTCTGGGGGAAGGACCGTCAGAGATGAATGAGACAGATGCAGCTGAGCAGTTTGAGACTTGCCCATTGAAGTTCTCCCTGGATGGCTTAGGCCAGTCGGGTGCGAAGGAGAGCTGGAGCCAGCCAGGTTTATCTCCTTCGATGGCCGAGCGGGAGGTGGCCTCCGAACAGGAGCCGTTCCCTGAGGAGCTCAGTACGTCGCGACTAAACCCGCCTTCCAAGCTAGACCCAGGCCAGTTGGAAATCTTCTGGACGGCTCTGGAAGAGCCGGAGGCAGCCGGTCACCCCACGGGCCTTGGCCCAGCGGCGCGACCCCAAAG CGGGGTCCCTGCCGCGACCAGCCGCGCAGCCGCCCAGCCCTGCCCTTTGCCGCAGTCCGGTGACACACAAGCTTCAGCGCTCGTGGTTTTGCCCAGGGAGACACAGCCAGCTGAGAAGCCCTTTTTCCAGCAGACAACCAG TCCTCACCCTGTGAAACCCATGAGCGCCGCAGTGCAAGAGGTCTCCAgtgagaagaagcagcagcacaggtccAGCCTGACAACTGCACTGAGCAACGGCCTGGAGAAGCTGAAGACGGTCACCACGAGCAGCGTGCAGCCCGTGGCCCCGTCTTCTCACCTGGAGAAAACGGACTCCAAGAAGTTAAAG GATCCTGCCGTACTGGACCAGTCTGCCAAGTATTACCACTTGACCCATGATGAACTcatccagctcctgctgcagagggagaaggagctgaGCAAGAAGGAGGAACACATCCAGGAACTGGAGAACTACATCGACCAGCTGCTGGTGCGCATCATGGAACAGTCTCCCACGCTCCTCCAGATCCCGCTGGGGGAAAACACCACCAAGTAA